AAACCAGGTGCCAGGCAAGTCAGCCAAGGGGCCTAGTTGGCTCTGGGTTTGCTTGACAGGAGCGGCGGCGCGTTCAAACAGTTTCATTTCAAACTCTCCTAAAACAGGTGAAGTCGAAGCGGTCCGGTATAGCCAAACAACCCGATACGCCAGCCTTTGCGATCGGCGGCTGGCATTTGATGTCATATATGTATATTTACTTATCCATGCTCGCCAAATGGAATATGGGCTTGTGCTGGTTATAGTTTGGCGGGAGGCGCTGTCAAGAGAGGGGAATTACGGGTACTGAAAGCCGTCGCCCTGCTCGGCGGCGGCGGGAGGGGCAAGATGGCGTGAGGCTGCCGGGCGGGCGCTGGATCGATGCTCGCCGGCGCGACCATTCCCCTCCTGGAGACATTCCGTGTTGAAAAAATTACTGGACTATCGAATTTACCTGTTGACTCTGCCAGCCACCGCCTTGCTGTTCTGGATTGACCGCGCCGTGGCGCAAACCTGGCTGCAGCTGGGTCTGGCTTTGCCCATCTTGGTGGGCGTGGCATTGTTGTTGCGCAAGGCGCTGTTTCATGCGGATATTTCCGCGGCCGCCGACGCGGCGCTGGCATCGCCAGTCGGCGCCGCGCTGGTGGTTTTGTCCGACAGGCTGTTCATGGCCGCGGTGGTGCTGGGCGGTGTGCTGTGGCTGCGGGGCTGAGCGCGGCTGCGCTGGCCCTGTTGCCGGTGCTGGCAGGCGCCATTGCTCAGAACTGGCCGCAACTGGGTTCGCCTTCGGTGCTGGCGGCCCAGGTGGAGCAGGAAAGCGGCTGGCGGGCGCAGGCCACGCTAAGAACCAAGCGAGAGCTGGGCGCGGGGCTGGGCCAGTTCACCAAGGCCTACCGCGCCGATGGCTCGGTCCGCTTCGACGCTATTTCCGACATGGCCGCTGCTTATCCTGAGCTGCGGGGCTGGAGCTGGGCCAATGCCTATGATGCGCGCTATCAGCTGACCGCGCTGGTATTGAAGAATCGCGGCAATTACCGCCTGATCCGCTGGGCCGCGAGCGAAGACGATCGTTTGGCGATGATGGATGCCGCCTATAACTCGGGCCTGGGCGGGGTGATTGCCAGAAGGACGCTGTGCTCGCGCATGCCGGGGTGCCTGCCGGGCCGATGGTTTGGCCATCTGGAGCGCAGCAGCGCTCAATCCAGAGTGCGGCAGGCCGGCTACGGGCAGTCATTCGCCGACATCACCAATACGCATGTCCGCAATGTGATGGTGACTCGGCGTTCCAAGTATCAGGCGTATTTCGGCGAGGCGAGGCCTTAGCCGAAGATGAGTCCGCGCCGATAAGGCCGGTCTGAGCTCGTCCTGTTCTGTCCCGAACTCGGGCCCGCCCTTGCCGCATGGCTCACCGCAGTCCTTGCATCTCCGTTGCCAGCGATGGACAGGGCTGGACGCTTCTGCTGCTCTCCACGCGATTGCGCCCGCGGTGTTTGGCCTGGTAGAGCAGCATGTCCGCCTCCAGGAACAGTTCGGCCAGATTGCCGTGCTCTTCATGGCGCGCGCAAGCGACGCCGATGCTGCCGCTGATGGATAAGGTGCGGCCATCCACGACTGGGTTCAGATTATGGATGGCCAGACGCAGGCGATTCGCCACATTGCAGGCTTCCAGATCATTGGTGCAGGGCAGCAGCATCACAAACTCTTCGCCGCCATGTCGACCGAGCAGATCGGTTTGGCGGGCCTCCTGGCGCAGGCAGTCCGCCAATTCTTTGAGCACATCATCGCCGGCCTGATGGCCGAAGCGATCATTGATGCTTTTGAAGTGGTCCAGGTCGATGAGAAGCAAAGCCAGCGGCATGCGTTTTTGCCGCGCATGCTCGAACAGTTGTTCCGCTTTCTCTTTGAATGTCCGATGGTTGTACAGCCGAGTCAGTCCATCCTGCTGGGCCTGGTCTTGCAATTGCAGCAGCAATCTTTCATAGCCGAGATAGAGGATGGAGAGGCCAAAACTGAAGCCGATCCAGAATAAGGCAAGCGATGCGAGCAGATTGAACTGCGGAAAGTCGAGCTTGTATCCCGAGGCGGAGATGAATAGCCGGAACAGGGAGGTTGCCACCATCAGCGACGCCACGCCCAGCAAAAGGCGATAGGCGATGGGGGGCGCTTGATGCCGGTTGCGGAACAGCTGGTAAACGATCAGCGACCAGCACAGCAGATGGGTGCTTGACGTGACCACTACCCGTTTGTCGAAGTTGCTGCCGCCTGCCCAGTATATATAGGCCAGCATCGCGGGGACGCAAATCAGCAGGTGGCGGCACCATAAGGGTTGGCGGGAAAACGCTTGCCGGGTAGCGATTACCGCCAGCGGATGAAACAGCATGAGAATGGCGGTATTGGTGATCAGCATGGGCCATGCGCCCATCCCGGCCGGGAAATAGGCGAGCATGGTGCCGATGGCGGTTACCACGCCACCCAGGCTAAGCGTGAACAGGCTTTTTTCTTTCCGGTTATTGAACCAGAAAAGCAGTGTCACCATAGTCAGCATGACGGTGTAACCCGTTGTGCTCAACAAGGTTGATTTGAAGTCGAGGATACTTTGTAGGGGCGGGGCAGACATGAGATTGACTCAATTTGGTTTGCGTTTTTATTTAATGCATGCCTTTGGTTTATTTTGTGTTGATCTTTTGATGATCCGCATGGCATTTTGGTAATTATGCACTGGAAATATGCGGGACTGCATGAATT
The Chromobacterium sp. IIBBL 290-4 DNA segment above includes these coding regions:
- a CDS encoding GGDEF domain-containing protein codes for the protein MLTMVTLLFWFNNRKEKSLFTLSLGGVVTAIGTMLAYFPAGMGAWPMLITNTAILMLFHPLAVIATRQAFSRQPLWCRHLLICVPAMLAYIYWAGGSNFDKRVVVTSSTHLLCWSLIVYQLFRNRHQAPPIAYRLLLGVASLMVATSLFRLFISASGYKLDFPQFNLLASLALFWIGFSFGLSILYLGYERLLLQLQDQAQQDGLTRLYNHRTFKEKAEQLFEHARQKRMPLALLLIDLDHFKSINDRFGHQAGDDVLKELADCLRQEARQTDLLGRHGGEEFVMLLPCTNDLEACNVANRLRLAIHNLNPVVDGRTLSISGSIGVACARHEEHGNLAELFLEADMLLYQAKHRGRNRVESSRSVQPCPSLATEMQGLR